In one Diabrotica virgifera virgifera chromosome 7, PGI_DIABVI_V3a genomic region, the following are encoded:
- the LOC114330831 gene encoding vinculin isoform X2, with the protein MPVFHTKTIESILDPVAQQVSKLVILHEEAEDGIPMPDLQQPVRSVSNAVLNLVKVGRETINSSDDPILRQDMPSALVRVERSSKLLEEASDMLKHDPFSSPARKRLIEGSGGILQATSALLLCFDESEVRKIIKECHRVLDYLAVAEVIETLDELVQFLKDLSPCLSRVTREVSAREKELTHQVHSEILVRCLEQIKTLAPILICSMKIYIHIVSQAGKGAEEAAENRNYLSQRMTDEINEIIRVLQLTSYDEEQSDLDNLTVLKKLQNAITNKINAANDWLFDPNAVRGGVGEKSLRQIIDSAQKVADRCLPQDAHTINKICSDLTTMTDALCELRQDGKGTTPQAESLAKGIREKLGNLQQAVMNGIVAVDKTGMQQTAHTVQGRLEQARKWLSNPGHDDKGLGQRAINAIVDEGRQVADGLPGVQKSEILQLCDEVDRLSHQLADLCAQGLGNSPQAQEVARKLSQKLHELKEKINQAVVNRVVEDFIDIVTPLKQFTEAALAPEGTPGRDQNFSDKAANLQQFSNRAVKTAKMVAAGSSSGNKKLAEALQSAANQVESLTPQLISAGSIRMNYPTSKAADEHFENLRQQYADTLTKVRNLCDEATDSADFVKASEEQMKKHTFLCEEAIKNRQPQKMVDNTSAIARLANRVLLVAKQEADNSEDPNFINNLNRASDSLQNAVPPMVQDAKLVAVNPSDSHASSRWRDSNKALLNAVGEVRQAVQINPDLPPLPDFNSLNLETAPNRYFIDKGDNSDLLHQELAPNYHKTEQAPPRPPLPYDGAPVRPPPPPETDDEDEVFKTAPLPSQPIMVAAHNLHREVRQWSAKDNDLIAAAQRMAKLMARLSELVHNDDKGSKRELIATAKAIADASADVTRIAKQLARECTDKRIRTNLLQVCERIPTIATQLKILSTVKATMLGSQGSDEDREATEMLEGNAQNLMQSVKETVRAAESASVKIHAQTHEKLRWVRKQPWYAYA; encoded by the exons GTTGGTCGTGAAACAATTAACAGCTCTGATGATCCCATTCTACGCCAAGATATGCCTTCTGCTCTTGTCAGAGTCGAACGGTCCTCAAAATTATTGGAGGAAGCTAGTGATATGCTTAAACATGATCCATTTTCATCTCCTGCTAGGAAACGGTTGATAGAAGGTAGCGGTGGTATTTTACAG GCCACTTCAGCTCTTTTGTTATGTTTTGATGAGTCAGAAGTCAGAAAAATTATTAAGGAATGCCACAGGGTCCTGGATTATTTGGCTGTAGCTGAAGTTATTGAAACTTTAGACGAACTCGTCCAATTTCTAAAAGATTTGAGTCCTTGCCTGAGTAGAGTGACTAGAGAAGTTAGTGCTAGAGAAAAAGAGTTAACACATCAG GTGCATTCAGAAATTTTAGTAAGATGTTTGGAGCAAATAAAAACTTTGGCCCCAATTTTAATCTGTTCCATGAAAATTTATATCCACATTGTATCTCAAGCTGGAAAAGGAGCAGAGGAAGCAGCTGAGAATAGGAACTATCTGTCCCAAAGAATGACTGATGAGATTAATGAAATTATTAGAGTTTTGCAACTGACCAGCTATGATGAAGAACAGTCTGATTTGGACAATTTAACTGTCctaaaaaaattgcaaaacgCTATTACAAACAAAATTAATGCAGCTAATGATTGGTtgttt GATCCCAATGCAGTAAGAGGTGGTGTTGGCGAAAAATCCCTTAGACAAATTATTGATTCTGCCCAGAAAGTAGCAGACAG GTGCCTTCCTCAAGATGCTCATACAATCAATAAAATATGTTCTGATTTAACAACAATGACAGACGCCCTGTGCGAATTGAGACAAGATGGCAAAGGAACAACACCTCAAGCTGAATCTTTAGCCAAGGGAATTCGAGAAAAACTAGGTAATTTACAACAGGCGGTTATGAATGGAATTGTTGCAGTGGATAAAACGGGAATGCAACAGACAGCTCATACTGTCCAGGGAAG GTTAGAACAAGCTAGAAAGTGGTTGTCTAATCCAGGTCACGATGATAAAGGTCTTGGACAAAGAGCTATCAATGCAATTGTTGATGAAGGTCGACAG GTTGCCGACGGCCTACCAGGTGTTCAGAAATCAGAAATTTTACAGCTGTGTGATGAAGTTGATAGACTGTCTCATCAATTAGCCGACCTTTGCGCCCAAGGTTTGGGCAATTCTCCTCAAGCCCAAGAAGTGGCCAGGAAACTTTCCCAAAAATTACACGAGCTTAAGGAAAAAATTAATCAGGCCGTTGTGAATAGAGTAGTCGAAGATTTCATTGACATCGTTACTCCCTTGAAACAGTTCACCGAGGCAGCTCTAGCTCCTGAGGGAACCCCCGGTAGAGATCAGAACTTTTCTGACAAAGCTGCCAATTTGCAACAGTTTTCAAATAGGGCGGTGAAAACAGCTAAAATGGTGGCAGCAGGTAG TAGCTCAGGTAACAAAAAGCTAGCAGAGGCTCTTCAAAGTGCAGCTAATCAAGTCGAAAGTTTAACACCACAGTTAATTTCTGCGGGAAGTATTCGCATGAATTATCCTACATCAAAAGCCGCAGACGAGCATTTTGAGAATTTGAGACAACAATACGCAGATACTTTGACGAAAGTTCGTAATCTGTGCGATGAAGCCACGGACTCTGCAGATTTTGTGAAAGCATcag aGGAACAAATGAAAAAACACACTTTTCTATGCGAAGAGGCTATTAAAAACAGACAACCTCAGAAAATGGTTGATAATACTTCAGCTATTGCCAGATTAGCAAATAGAGTCCTGTTAGTCGCAAAACAAGAAGCCGACAATTCAGAAGACCCAAACTTCATCAACAATCTGAACAGAGCTTCGGACTCATTACAAAACg ccGTTCCTCCCATGGTTCAAGATGCTAAGTTAGTTGCTGTTAACCCAAGTGATTCCCATGCTTCGTCAAGATGGAGAGATTCAAATAAAGCA CTATTAAATGCCGTTGGTGAAGTTCGCCAAGCAGTCCAAATCAATCCAGATCTTCCACCTTTGCCTGATTTTAATTCATTAAACTTAG aaactGCTCCAAACCGTTACTTTATTGACAAAG GCGATAATTCTGATTTGCTCCATCAGGAATTAGCCCCAAATTATCACAAAACAG AACAAGCACCACCACGTCCTCCTCTTCCATATGATGGAGCTCCAGTCAGGCCACCACCACCACCAGAAACAGATGATGAAGACGAAGTGTTTAAAACGGCACCGCTACCAAGCCAGCCTATTATG GTTGCAGCCCACAATTTACACAGAGAAGTTAGACAATGGTCCGCAAAAGACAACGATCTCATAGCTGCAGCACAACGAATGGCTAAACTTATGGCTCGATTATCTGAACTTGTCCATAACGATGATAAAG gtTCCAAGAGGGAGCTGATAGCCACGGCCAAAGCTATCGCCGATGCCAGCGCCGATGTAACACGCATCGCTAAACAACTTGCCAGAGAATGCACCGACAAGAGGATCAGAACTAACTTACTGCAAGTTTGCGAGCGAATACCTACGATCGCTACGCAGTTGAAGATTCTCAGCACAGTCAAAGCTACTATGTTGGGATCTCAAG gcTCTGATGAAGACCGAGAAGCTACTGAGATGCTAGAAGGAAACGCCCAGAATCTCATGCAAAGTGTTAAAGAAACCGTCCGAGCAGCAGAGAGCGCTAGCGTTAAAATACACGCCCAAACTCATGAGAAATTGAGGTGGGTGAGGAAACAACCATGGTACGCATATGCTTAA
- the LOC114330831 gene encoding vinculin isoform X1, protein MPVFHTKTIESILDPVAQQVSKLVILHEEAEDGIPMPDLQQPVRSVSNAVLNLVKVGRETINSSDDPILRQDMPSALVRVERSSKLLEEASDMLKHDPFSSPARKRLIEGSGGILQATSALLLCFDESEVRKIIKECHRVLDYLAVAEVIETLDELVQFLKDLSPCLSRVTREVSAREKELTHQVHSEILVRCLEQIKTLAPILICSMKIYIHIVSQAGKGAEEAAENRNYLSQRMTDEINEIIRVLQLTSYDEEQSDLDNLTVLKKLQNAITNKINAANDWLFDPNAVRGGVGEKSLRQIIDSAQKVADRCLPQDAHTINKICSDLTTMTDALCELRQDGKGTTPQAESLAKGIREKLGNLQQAVMNGIVAVDKTGMQQTAHTVQGRLEQARKWLSNPGHDDKGLGQRAINAIVDEGRQVADGLPGVQKSEILQLCDEVDRLSHQLADLCAQGLGNSPQAQEVARKLSQKLHELKEKINQAVVNRVVEDFIDIVTPLKQFTEAALAPEGTPGRDQNFSDKAANLQQFSNRAVKTAKMVAAGSSSGNKKLAEALQSAANQVESLTPQLISAGSIRMNYPTSKAADEHFENLRQQYADTLTKVRNLCDEATDSADFVKASEEQMKKHTFLCEEAIKNRQPQKMVDNTSAIARLANRVLLVAKQEADNSEDPNFINNLNRASDSLQNAVPPMVQDAKLVAVNPSDSHASSRWRDSNKALLNAVGEVRQAVQINPDLPPLPDFNSLNLETAPNRYFIDKVGEPLRNIPTPTGDLGTLSPTHHQQGRVSPLPKWARGDNSDLLHQELAPNYHKTEQAPPRPPLPYDGAPVRPPPPPETDDEDEVFKTAPLPSQPIMVAAHNLHREVRQWSAKDNDLIAAAQRMAKLMARLSELVHNDDKGSKRELIATAKAIADASADVTRIAKQLARECTDKRIRTNLLQVCERIPTIATQLKILSTVKATMLGSQGSDEDREATEMLEGNAQNLMQSVKETVRAAESASVKIHAQTHEKLRWVRKQPWYAYA, encoded by the exons GTTGGTCGTGAAACAATTAACAGCTCTGATGATCCCATTCTACGCCAAGATATGCCTTCTGCTCTTGTCAGAGTCGAACGGTCCTCAAAATTATTGGAGGAAGCTAGTGATATGCTTAAACATGATCCATTTTCATCTCCTGCTAGGAAACGGTTGATAGAAGGTAGCGGTGGTATTTTACAG GCCACTTCAGCTCTTTTGTTATGTTTTGATGAGTCAGAAGTCAGAAAAATTATTAAGGAATGCCACAGGGTCCTGGATTATTTGGCTGTAGCTGAAGTTATTGAAACTTTAGACGAACTCGTCCAATTTCTAAAAGATTTGAGTCCTTGCCTGAGTAGAGTGACTAGAGAAGTTAGTGCTAGAGAAAAAGAGTTAACACATCAG GTGCATTCAGAAATTTTAGTAAGATGTTTGGAGCAAATAAAAACTTTGGCCCCAATTTTAATCTGTTCCATGAAAATTTATATCCACATTGTATCTCAAGCTGGAAAAGGAGCAGAGGAAGCAGCTGAGAATAGGAACTATCTGTCCCAAAGAATGACTGATGAGATTAATGAAATTATTAGAGTTTTGCAACTGACCAGCTATGATGAAGAACAGTCTGATTTGGACAATTTAACTGTCctaaaaaaattgcaaaacgCTATTACAAACAAAATTAATGCAGCTAATGATTGGTtgttt GATCCCAATGCAGTAAGAGGTGGTGTTGGCGAAAAATCCCTTAGACAAATTATTGATTCTGCCCAGAAAGTAGCAGACAG GTGCCTTCCTCAAGATGCTCATACAATCAATAAAATATGTTCTGATTTAACAACAATGACAGACGCCCTGTGCGAATTGAGACAAGATGGCAAAGGAACAACACCTCAAGCTGAATCTTTAGCCAAGGGAATTCGAGAAAAACTAGGTAATTTACAACAGGCGGTTATGAATGGAATTGTTGCAGTGGATAAAACGGGAATGCAACAGACAGCTCATACTGTCCAGGGAAG GTTAGAACAAGCTAGAAAGTGGTTGTCTAATCCAGGTCACGATGATAAAGGTCTTGGACAAAGAGCTATCAATGCAATTGTTGATGAAGGTCGACAG GTTGCCGACGGCCTACCAGGTGTTCAGAAATCAGAAATTTTACAGCTGTGTGATGAAGTTGATAGACTGTCTCATCAATTAGCCGACCTTTGCGCCCAAGGTTTGGGCAATTCTCCTCAAGCCCAAGAAGTGGCCAGGAAACTTTCCCAAAAATTACACGAGCTTAAGGAAAAAATTAATCAGGCCGTTGTGAATAGAGTAGTCGAAGATTTCATTGACATCGTTACTCCCTTGAAACAGTTCACCGAGGCAGCTCTAGCTCCTGAGGGAACCCCCGGTAGAGATCAGAACTTTTCTGACAAAGCTGCCAATTTGCAACAGTTTTCAAATAGGGCGGTGAAAACAGCTAAAATGGTGGCAGCAGGTAG TAGCTCAGGTAACAAAAAGCTAGCAGAGGCTCTTCAAAGTGCAGCTAATCAAGTCGAAAGTTTAACACCACAGTTAATTTCTGCGGGAAGTATTCGCATGAATTATCCTACATCAAAAGCCGCAGACGAGCATTTTGAGAATTTGAGACAACAATACGCAGATACTTTGACGAAAGTTCGTAATCTGTGCGATGAAGCCACGGACTCTGCAGATTTTGTGAAAGCATcag aGGAACAAATGAAAAAACACACTTTTCTATGCGAAGAGGCTATTAAAAACAGACAACCTCAGAAAATGGTTGATAATACTTCAGCTATTGCCAGATTAGCAAATAGAGTCCTGTTAGTCGCAAAACAAGAAGCCGACAATTCAGAAGACCCAAACTTCATCAACAATCTGAACAGAGCTTCGGACTCATTACAAAACg ccGTTCCTCCCATGGTTCAAGATGCTAAGTTAGTTGCTGTTAACCCAAGTGATTCCCATGCTTCGTCAAGATGGAGAGATTCAAATAAAGCA CTATTAAATGCCGTTGGTGAAGTTCGCCAAGCAGTCCAAATCAATCCAGATCTTCCACCTTTGCCTGATTTTAATTCATTAAACTTAG aaactGCTCCAAACCGTTACTTTATTGACAAAG TTGGCGAGCCATTGCGAAATATACCAACACCTACTGGGGACCTTGGGACACTTAGTCCTACTCATCATCAACAGGGGCGTGTTAGTCCTTTGCCGAAATGGGCACGAG GCGATAATTCTGATTTGCTCCATCAGGAATTAGCCCCAAATTATCACAAAACAG AACAAGCACCACCACGTCCTCCTCTTCCATATGATGGAGCTCCAGTCAGGCCACCACCACCACCAGAAACAGATGATGAAGACGAAGTGTTTAAAACGGCACCGCTACCAAGCCAGCCTATTATG GTTGCAGCCCACAATTTACACAGAGAAGTTAGACAATGGTCCGCAAAAGACAACGATCTCATAGCTGCAGCACAACGAATGGCTAAACTTATGGCTCGATTATCTGAACTTGTCCATAACGATGATAAAG gtTCCAAGAGGGAGCTGATAGCCACGGCCAAAGCTATCGCCGATGCCAGCGCCGATGTAACACGCATCGCTAAACAACTTGCCAGAGAATGCACCGACAAGAGGATCAGAACTAACTTACTGCAAGTTTGCGAGCGAATACCTACGATCGCTACGCAGTTGAAGATTCTCAGCACAGTCAAAGCTACTATGTTGGGATCTCAAG gcTCTGATGAAGACCGAGAAGCTACTGAGATGCTAGAAGGAAACGCCCAGAATCTCATGCAAAGTGTTAAAGAAACCGTCCGAGCAGCAGAGAGCGCTAGCGTTAAAATACACGCCCAAACTCATGAGAAATTGAGGTGGGTGAGGAAACAACCATGGTACGCATATGCTTAA
- the LOC114330831 gene encoding vinculin isoform X4 yields MPVFHTKTIESILDPVAQQVSKLVILHEEAEDGIPMPDLQQPVRSVSNAVLNLVKVGRETINSSDDPILRQDMPSALVRVERSSKLLEEASDMLKHDPFSSPARKRLIEGSGGILQATSALLLCFDESEVRKIIKECHRVLDYLAVAEVIETLDELVQFLKDLSPCLSRVTREVSAREKELTHQVHSEILVRCLEQIKTLAPILICSMKIYIHIVSQAGKGAEEAAENRNYLSQRMTDEINEIIRVLQLTSYDEEQSDLDNLTVLKKLQNAITNKINAANDWLFDPNAVRGGVGEKSLRQIIDSAQKVADRCLPQDAHTINKICSDLTTMTDALCELRQDGKGTTPQAESLAKGIREKLGNLQQAVMNGIVAVDKTGMQQTAHTVQGRLEQARKWLSNPGHDDKGLGQRAINAIVDEGRQVADGLPGVQKSEILQLCDEVDRLSHQLADLCAQGLGNSPQAQEVARKLSQKLHELKEKINQAVVNRVVEDFIDIVTPLKQFTEAALAPEGTPGRDQNFSDKAANLQQFSNRAVKTAKMVAAGSSSGNKKLAEALQSAANQVESLTPQLISAGSIRMNYPTSKAADEHFENLRQQYADTLTKVRNLCDEATDSADFVKASEEQMKKHTFLCEEAIKNRQPQKMVDNTSAIARLANRVLLVAKQEADNSEDPNFINNLNRASDSLQNAVPPMVQDAKLVAVNPSDSHASSRWRDSNKALLNAVGEVRQAVQINPDLPPLPDFNSLNLEQAPPRPPLPYDGAPVRPPPPPETDDEDEVFKTAPLPSQPIMVAAHNLHREVRQWSAKDNDLIAAAQRMAKLMARLSELVHNDDKGSKRELIATAKAIADASADVTRIAKQLARECTDKRIRTNLLQVCERIPTIATQLKILSTVKATMLGSQGSDEDREATEMLEGNAQNLMQSVKETVRAAESASVKIHAQTHEKLRWVRKQPWYAYA; encoded by the exons GTTGGTCGTGAAACAATTAACAGCTCTGATGATCCCATTCTACGCCAAGATATGCCTTCTGCTCTTGTCAGAGTCGAACGGTCCTCAAAATTATTGGAGGAAGCTAGTGATATGCTTAAACATGATCCATTTTCATCTCCTGCTAGGAAACGGTTGATAGAAGGTAGCGGTGGTATTTTACAG GCCACTTCAGCTCTTTTGTTATGTTTTGATGAGTCAGAAGTCAGAAAAATTATTAAGGAATGCCACAGGGTCCTGGATTATTTGGCTGTAGCTGAAGTTATTGAAACTTTAGACGAACTCGTCCAATTTCTAAAAGATTTGAGTCCTTGCCTGAGTAGAGTGACTAGAGAAGTTAGTGCTAGAGAAAAAGAGTTAACACATCAG GTGCATTCAGAAATTTTAGTAAGATGTTTGGAGCAAATAAAAACTTTGGCCCCAATTTTAATCTGTTCCATGAAAATTTATATCCACATTGTATCTCAAGCTGGAAAAGGAGCAGAGGAAGCAGCTGAGAATAGGAACTATCTGTCCCAAAGAATGACTGATGAGATTAATGAAATTATTAGAGTTTTGCAACTGACCAGCTATGATGAAGAACAGTCTGATTTGGACAATTTAACTGTCctaaaaaaattgcaaaacgCTATTACAAACAAAATTAATGCAGCTAATGATTGGTtgttt GATCCCAATGCAGTAAGAGGTGGTGTTGGCGAAAAATCCCTTAGACAAATTATTGATTCTGCCCAGAAAGTAGCAGACAG GTGCCTTCCTCAAGATGCTCATACAATCAATAAAATATGTTCTGATTTAACAACAATGACAGACGCCCTGTGCGAATTGAGACAAGATGGCAAAGGAACAACACCTCAAGCTGAATCTTTAGCCAAGGGAATTCGAGAAAAACTAGGTAATTTACAACAGGCGGTTATGAATGGAATTGTTGCAGTGGATAAAACGGGAATGCAACAGACAGCTCATACTGTCCAGGGAAG GTTAGAACAAGCTAGAAAGTGGTTGTCTAATCCAGGTCACGATGATAAAGGTCTTGGACAAAGAGCTATCAATGCAATTGTTGATGAAGGTCGACAG GTTGCCGACGGCCTACCAGGTGTTCAGAAATCAGAAATTTTACAGCTGTGTGATGAAGTTGATAGACTGTCTCATCAATTAGCCGACCTTTGCGCCCAAGGTTTGGGCAATTCTCCTCAAGCCCAAGAAGTGGCCAGGAAACTTTCCCAAAAATTACACGAGCTTAAGGAAAAAATTAATCAGGCCGTTGTGAATAGAGTAGTCGAAGATTTCATTGACATCGTTACTCCCTTGAAACAGTTCACCGAGGCAGCTCTAGCTCCTGAGGGAACCCCCGGTAGAGATCAGAACTTTTCTGACAAAGCTGCCAATTTGCAACAGTTTTCAAATAGGGCGGTGAAAACAGCTAAAATGGTGGCAGCAGGTAG TAGCTCAGGTAACAAAAAGCTAGCAGAGGCTCTTCAAAGTGCAGCTAATCAAGTCGAAAGTTTAACACCACAGTTAATTTCTGCGGGAAGTATTCGCATGAATTATCCTACATCAAAAGCCGCAGACGAGCATTTTGAGAATTTGAGACAACAATACGCAGATACTTTGACGAAAGTTCGTAATCTGTGCGATGAAGCCACGGACTCTGCAGATTTTGTGAAAGCATcag aGGAACAAATGAAAAAACACACTTTTCTATGCGAAGAGGCTATTAAAAACAGACAACCTCAGAAAATGGTTGATAATACTTCAGCTATTGCCAGATTAGCAAATAGAGTCCTGTTAGTCGCAAAACAAGAAGCCGACAATTCAGAAGACCCAAACTTCATCAACAATCTGAACAGAGCTTCGGACTCATTACAAAACg ccGTTCCTCCCATGGTTCAAGATGCTAAGTTAGTTGCTGTTAACCCAAGTGATTCCCATGCTTCGTCAAGATGGAGAGATTCAAATAAAGCA CTATTAAATGCCGTTGGTGAAGTTCGCCAAGCAGTCCAAATCAATCCAGATCTTCCACCTTTGCCTGATTTTAATTCATTAAACTTAG AACAAGCACCACCACGTCCTCCTCTTCCATATGATGGAGCTCCAGTCAGGCCACCACCACCACCAGAAACAGATGATGAAGACGAAGTGTTTAAAACGGCACCGCTACCAAGCCAGCCTATTATG GTTGCAGCCCACAATTTACACAGAGAAGTTAGACAATGGTCCGCAAAAGACAACGATCTCATAGCTGCAGCACAACGAATGGCTAAACTTATGGCTCGATTATCTGAACTTGTCCATAACGATGATAAAG gtTCCAAGAGGGAGCTGATAGCCACGGCCAAAGCTATCGCCGATGCCAGCGCCGATGTAACACGCATCGCTAAACAACTTGCCAGAGAATGCACCGACAAGAGGATCAGAACTAACTTACTGCAAGTTTGCGAGCGAATACCTACGATCGCTACGCAGTTGAAGATTCTCAGCACAGTCAAAGCTACTATGTTGGGATCTCAAG gcTCTGATGAAGACCGAGAAGCTACTGAGATGCTAGAAGGAAACGCCCAGAATCTCATGCAAAGTGTTAAAGAAACCGTCCGAGCAGCAGAGAGCGCTAGCGTTAAAATACACGCCCAAACTCATGAGAAATTGAGGTGGGTGAGGAAACAACCATGGTACGCATATGCTTAA